In the Tessaracoccus lacteus genome, CGAGTGGCCTCTCGGCGCGCACCCGTCCGCCGAGGGGATCACCTTCGCGGTCTACGCGCCCGCAGCGACCCGCGTCCAGCTGGAGATCTACCCCGAGGCGATGGGCGTCGCCGCGTCCAACACGTTCCTCCTCGCCAAGGGTGACGACGACATCTGGCGAGGCAAGGTCCAGGGCCTCCAGCTCAACGCCTTGTACGCCTACCGGGTGTGGGGGCCGAACTGGCCGTACGTCGACGGATGGGAGCCCGGCTCCGAGCTGGGTTTCGAGGCGGACTTCGACGAGGCGGGCAACCGCTTCAACCCGAACAAGGCGCTGTTCGACCCCTACGCCCGCGAGGTCACCCACAATGTCTACAGCGACGCGCTGCTGGACCTCGGCGTCGACGACGGCGTGTTCGGCACCGGTGACGACGAGGTCGACGGCGTGCCGCGCCGCCTGATCGACACCGGCCCGTACGTGCCGAAGGGCGTCGTCATCGCCAGCACCGCCACCGTCTCGCCGCGGCCCCATATCCCGGGGGAGCGGGCGGCCATCTACGAGACGTCCGTCGAGCAGCTAACCGCCCACCCGTCCGCCGCCAGACTGGGGGAGCTCCTGGCGAGGGAGCCCGCGTTCGGCGACGTCGTCGACATCCCGGAGCAGTTCCTCGGCACGTACAAGGGCGCGGGCATGATGGCCCCGTACCTCAAGGCGCTGGGGTTCACGACCATCGAGCTGCTGCCCATCCATGAGACCAACGCGTCGGAGTCCGGCCGTGAGACGGACAAGAGCAACGCGTGGGGCTACATGACGCTGGACTTCTTCGCGCCCAACCGCAGCTATGCCTTCGACCAGAGCCTCGGCGGCCCGACCCGCGAGTTCAAGGACATGGTCTCCGCCTTCCATGACCACGGCCTCGAGGTGTACCTCGACGTCGTCTACAACCACACAGCGGAGGGCGGGAACTGGAACGGCGATGCCGCCGTGACGGGGTTCACGAACCTCGGCGGGTTCGCCACGGCCGAGTACTACCAGATGACATCGGCGAAGACACTGGTCGACGGGGCGACTGGCACCGGCAACCAGATGAACTACTCGTCTCAGGCCGCCGTCGACCTCGTCCTCGACTCGCTGATGTACTGGACCGACGACATGGGGGTCGACGGGTTCCGCTTCGACCTCGCCACCGTGCTCGGCCGCAAGCCCGCCGCCGCGGACGCCGACGACTGGACGGCCCAGAAGCGCTTCTTCACCGACCATCCGCTGCTGCTGGCGATCGCGCACATGGCGAGCCGCCGTCGCATCGAGGTCATCGCGGAGGCCTGGGACCTGTGGGGCTACGAGGTCGGCAACTTCCCGCGCGGCTGGGGAGAGTGGAACGGTCGCTACCGCGACGCCGTGCGCCGGTTCTCCAAGGGGGACGGCAACATGACCGACTTCCTGGACATGGTCAACGGCGACTACCACCACTTCCACGACTCCGGGGGTGCGCAGAAGACCATCAACTTCATCGACGCGCACGACGGGTTCAACCTCGCGGACCTCGTCAGCTACCAGAACAAGGTCAACGACCAGCCGTTCCCGTTCGGCCCGTCCGACGGCGGCAGTGACAACAACCTGTCGTGGGATTCAGGTGGCGACCAGTCGCTGCGCCGTCAGCGGCTGCGGAACCTATGGACGATCCTGTTCATGTCGCGCGGCGTGCCGATGGTCGTCGCGGGAGACGAGTTCGGCCGCACGCAGAACGGCAACAACAATCCGTGGGCGCTGCACTCGCTGGCCATGTGCAACAACTACGCGGCGGTCGCGACCAACCAGCCGCAGGCGATCGACGTCGACGCGGGCGTCGAGGACGCGATCTACCACGACAACCTCGGGAAGTTCGACACGGAGCCCCACGTCAACGGACTTTTCCGGTTCGCGACGTTCATGGCGAACCTGCGCCAGCGACACGAGTCGCTCCAGCAGAAGCACTACGGCGACCTGATCCCGGACAACGAGGATGTCAGCTATCTGTTCCACACTCCGTCGGGGGACGGCTACCCCCAGGAGGGGCAGCGGGCGGTTGCGGTGCACATCAACTCGCCGGGCGATGACTTCTGGATGATGGTCAACATGACATCTGAGGCCATCGACTTCCGGGTCCAGGCCGCCGAGGAGGGCAACGTCTGGCGTCGGCTCATCGACACCGCCAGCTGGGCTGAGCCGGCCAGCAACCACTGGCCTGAGGGCGACGGCATGATCGTGCGTGACGTGGCGACGGTGCAGCCCTGGTCGATCGTCGTGTGGCATCAGCTCGAACGGCCAGACGGGTCGCGCCCGGTCCCGGTCTGGCAGGACTGACGTGCCGAGGCTCGCGGTGGTGCTCAACCCCACCAAGCCCGTTGCGGACGCCGTCCGCGCCGTCGTCGCCGCGGCCGAGGCTGCGCACGGCTGGGAGCAGAGCCTCTGGTACGAGACGACCGTTGAGGACCCCGGCGTCGGGATGGCCAGGGTGGCCGTCGACGACGGGGCCGACGTCGTGCTGGCCGTCGGCGGTGACGGGACCGTGCGCGCCGTCGCGGAGGGAATGAAGGACTCGGGTGTGCCGCTGGCAATCTGCCCGCAGGGCACTGGCAACCTGCTGGCCCGCAACCTCGGGCTACCACTGGACGACGTTGTCGGCGCCGTCGAACTCGCTTTCGGCGGGGTTGACCGGTCCATCGACCTCGCGGTCGTCGCGTTGCGGCGCATCGACGGAACCCGCGACTTCCGGACCTACACCGTGATGGCCGGGGTCGGGCTCGACGCGCAGATCATGAGCAACACCGATGAGCAGCTCAAGGCGAGGGTCGGAATGCTGGCCTACGTCCAGACCGGCGCGGTCGAGGTGGGTCGGAACCGTCGGATGCAGGTCGGGTACCGGATCGAGGGCGGCCGCCAGCACCGCACCAAGGCGCAGATGGTGCTCGTCGGGAACTGCGGATCCATCGGCTATAACGTCTTCCTGATGCCCGACGCGTCGCTGGACGACGGGCGCCTCGACCTGATGATGGCCAAACCCGCGTCGCTCGTCGGCTGGCTGGTTGTCGGCTGGCGGGTCTTCGTCGACTACGCGCTCGTCCGCCGGCTGCGACGCAAGGCGGGTCATCGTGAGGACCGGTTCACGAGCTACATCCAGGCCACACAGCTGACGCTCGAGTTCGACGAACCAGAGCAGATCGAGCTCGACGGCGACCACTTCGGCCAGGTGACCGCTGCACACTTCGCCGTCGCCCCGGGGTCGCTGGTCGTCAAGGTCCGGGCCTGAGCCCACGCCTCGCTTCGCTCGGCGTCCTTCGACGGGCTCAGGGAACCGGGTGGGGGCCGGGTGGGTCGGTCCCTGAGCCGCCCCTGAACCTGTCTCCCGACCCTGGTGACGCCCGGCGGCCCGACCAATACTGGCTGCATGGAACTGCTGCCGATGACGTTCGCCGCGGGCTTCGCCTCCGGCCTCAACGCCTATGCGACGGTGTTCGTGCTCGGCCTGCTCGGCCGGTTCCTCGGCACCGGATCAGTGCCGGCCGGGTTCGAGCGGACCGACGTCCTGATCCTGATGGGTGTGCTGGCGCTGGTGGAGTTCGTGGCCGACAAGGTGCCGGTCGTCGACTCTGTATGGGACCTCCCGTCGACGGTGATCCGGCCGGTAGCCGGGGCGTTGATCGGCGCGCTGATCGCCGGGGCGCAGGGCGATCTGCTGACCATAGCCCTGGCAGCCGTCGGGGGTGTGACGGCGCTGCTGACCCATATCAGCCGGGCGGGGGTGCGGCTGGCGGTGAACTCCTCGCCCGAGCCAGTCTCGAACCTCGGCGCGTCCCTCGCCGGGGACGTGTCCATGCTGAGCGTCACGACGCTGGCCGTGCTCTACCCCGTGCCCGCCGCGATCGTCGCGGCGATCCTGCTTGCCCTGCTCCTGTGGCTCGCCTGGACGTTGATCTCGCGCATCCGCCGTGGGCTGCTGTGGTTGCGCGGCCGGCTGACGCTCAGTCAGGCCGACGGGTGACCGCCTCGCAGGCAGGTTGCGTCCATCCGACCGGATTCGGGGTAGCTGTGTCAGCGCCACATGTACACTGCCGCGGTGACCAACAGCTCTGAGATCCGGTTCGCGGTGGCCGCGGAGGTCGTCGTCCTGACGCTGCATGACCACCGCCTGCACGTCCTCCTGACCAGGGTGACACTCCCGGGCTTCACCGGCCGGTTCTCGCTGCCCGGCGGCTTCGTGCAGCCGGAGGAGAGCCTGGAGGAGGCCGCGTACCGCGAGCTCCGTGAGGAGGCACACGTCGCCCCCGAGGACGTTCGTCTCGAGCAGCTCCGCGCCTACGGCCAGCTCCCCGATGAGACCCGGGCAGAGCGCATCGTCTCCGTCGCATGGGTCGCGCTCGGTGCCGATCTGCCCGACCCGAACGAGTTCTTCGCCGAGCGCGCGAAATGGGTTCCCGTGGACGAGATCGCTGAGTGGAATCTGGCGTTCGGACACGAGGCGATCGTCCGCGACGGCGTCGAGTGGGCCCGCGAGCGCCTCGAATCGACGACGCTCGCCACTGCCTTCTGCACCGAACCGTTCACGCTGCCCGAGCTGCGTCGGGTCTACGAGGCCGTCTGGGGCGCGACGATCGACCCGCGCAACTTCCAGCGCAAGGTGCTGCACGCCGGGGGGTTCGTCGAGCCGACGGGGGAGGTCGTCCACGGCCGGGGTCGCCCCGCGCCCCTGTTCCTCCGCGGTGGTGCCACCCGCCTGCACCCCGCCATCCTGCGGCCAGAGCCTCACCACCAGGCGGTCGACGGGACTGTCAGCGCTGAACCCCTCCCGCAGATCACCCTCTGACAAGGGGCTGGGCCCTCGCCGCGCCCGGGAGTGTGTACCTGACGCGGATCGTGTAGGGTGATCGCTCGTTGCCCCTATAGCTCAGTAGGCAGAGCGTCTCCATGGTAAGGAGAAGGTCTGCGGTTCGATTCCGCATGGGGGCTCTGGACCCGGGCTTCGACCCGGGTCCCTGTGTTTTCAGGGGCAATCAGCGAAGACGCCGAAGCCCCGCCGCCACCAGCCCGCCCACCGCTGCGACGGCCACGACGACGACCGCTCCGATCAGCCACGGAGACCAGCCGCCCGCCTCGGCGGACGGATCGACGGTCGGCGCGCGTGATGCTTCCCACGGCCCGCCGAACGCCTCGACCGCCAGCTGCAGGGCAGTGGCCTCATCCACGGGCTGGCTGCAGAGGTTGGTCGAGTACGTGTCGGAGGAGCCGAACCCCCACAACACCATCTCGGTGCCCACCGACAGCCCACTGACTCCGCAGGATGCCTCGTCCGCGCTGGTGGTGACGGTCACCGTCGCCGCAGGGTCTCCCTTCCAGACGCGCGTGACCGCCGCGGAGTAGGTGAGTTCCCCGGCCGACGCGACGGGCGGCCCCAGCGTGACCGATGCGATGACGTCGACGTTCTCCACGAGGTCCGCGTCGTCGGGCGCGGCGCAGGAACAGGCGGCGGCGGGGGCGGCGTTGACCGTGTGTAGGAACCCGATGCCCAGCACCGCCAGCAGGAGCGACAGGATCCACGATGAGGCGCGCATGAACCAGTCTCCCGCAGACAGTCATGGGTTGTCACCGGCGCGTGGAAGACTGTCGGCATGGAGTTCGCCTCGCTGTACAGCCACGGTTTTGCGCGCGTTGCCGCCTGCACGTTCCACGTCGCGCTGGCCGACCCGGCCGCCAACGTCGGGCGGATCGTCGAGCAGGCGACCGCCGCGCACAACGACGGGGCCGCCGTCGCGCTCTTCCCCGAGCTGTCGCTGTCCGGCTACTCCCTCGACGACCTGCTGCTGGCCGACGTCCTGCTCGACGCCGTCGGCGACGCGATCGTCGCGCTGGCGGAGGCGACGGCGGAGCTGACTCCGCTGATCGTGGTCGGGGCGCCGGTGGAGGTCGGCGGGTCGCTGTACAACTGCGCCGTCGTGCTGCACGAGGGGCAGATCCGCGGCGTCGTGCCGAAGACCTATCTGCCTAACTACCGCGAGTTCTACGAGAAGCGGCACTTCGTCTCGGGCGCCGATGCCCCGTCGACCCTGCGACGCCCAGGCTGGCCCGGGGCCGACGGCGACGGCGAGATCCCGTTCGGCACAGACCTCATCTTCCGCGCCGGCGACCTGCCCGACCTGAGCGTCTTCGTCGAGATCTGCGAGGACATGTGGGTCCCGCTGCCCCCGTCGACCCGCGCGGCGCTGGCAGGGGCCAACGTCGTGCTGAACCTGTCGGCGTCGCCCATCACCATCGGCCGCGCGGAGGACCGCGCGCTGATGGTCCGCTCGCAGAGCGCCCGCGGCGCCGTCGCGTACCTCTATGCGGCCGCCTGCTTCGGAGAGTCCACCACGGACCTGTCCTGGGACGGGCAGACGATCGCGTACGAGGCCGGCGACCTGCTCGGCGCCTCCGAGCGCTTCCCGCTCGAGGGGTCGCGGCTGGTGGTCGACGTCGACCTCGACCGGCTCCGGCAGGAGAAGCAGCGCCAGAACTCGCTGCACGACAACGCCGTGGCGTCGGGGGTCGGGCCGGAGGACTTCAGGTGGATCGAGTTCACGCTCGACCCGCCGTCGCACGACCTCGGCCTGCGTCGTCCCCTCGACCGGTTCCCGTTCGTGCCCGACGACGCTGCCCGGCTGGAGCAGGACTGCTACGAGGGCTACAACATCCAGGTCTCCGGGCTGGAGCGGCGGATGCTGTCGATGAGTGGCGGCGACCCGGCGAAGGCGCCGCGGATCGTGATCGGCGTCTCCGGTGGCCTCGACTCGACGCACGCGCTGATCGTCGCGGCGAAGGCCTGTGACCGGCTCGGCCTTCCCCGCACCCACATCCTCGCCTACACGCTGCCCGGTTTCGCGACGTCGGGGCACACGAAGAACAACGCGACGATCCTGTCGCAGGCGTTGGGCGTCACGTTTGAGGAGGTCGAGATCCGGTCGATGGCGCTGTCGCTGCTGAAGGCGCTGGGCCACCCGGCCGGCGACGGCGAGCCCGTCTATGACGTCACCTATGAGAACGTCCAGGCCGGGTTGCGGACCGACTTCCTGTTCCGGGTCGCCAACCAACGCGGCGGGTTCGTGCTCGGCACCGGCGACCTGTCGGAGCTGGCGCTCGGCTGGTGCACCTACGGCGTGGGCGACCAGATGAGCCACTACGCCGTCAACACCGGCGTCCCGAAGACGCTGATGCAGCACCTCATCCGCTGGGTCATCAGCTCCGGCCAGTTCACCGAACCGCAGGTCAACGAGACCCTCGATTCCATCCTGGGCACCGAGATCTCGCCCGAGCTGATCCCCGTGGCCGACGGTGCCAAGCCGCAGTCGACCCAGGACTCGATCGGCCCGTACTCGCTGCACGACTTCACGCTCTACTACCTGCTGCGGCGCGGCTACCGGCCGAGCAAGACGGCCTTCCTCGCCTGGCACGCCTGGCGCGACGAGGCGGCCGGTGACTGGCCGGCCGGCTACCCGGACGAGGACAGGACGTCGTACGACCTCGCCACCATCAAGAAGTGGATGCGTGTGTTCCTGCGCCGCTTCTTCAGCAACCAGTTCAAGCGCACGGCAATCCCCAACGGCCCGAAGGTGTTGGCTGGCGGGTCGCTCTCGCCCCGCGGTGACTGGCGGATGCCGTCCGACGCGTCGTCGGCCGCCTGGCTCTCCGAGCTCGACCGCAACGTCCCGGAGACCTGCTGATCGGCTGAGGTTGGCGGGCAGGGCCTTCGCTTCGCTGAGGGCGTTTCGACAGGCCTGTGCTGAGCTTGTCGAAGTGCTCAACGACCCGGGTGGGCTTTGACGGGCTCAACGACCAAGGGTGGGCAGGTGTTCAACGACGCGGTTCCGAGCGTGTCTCGTTCGGTTCTCTGACCTCGTCTTTGGTTCTCTGAGTTCGTCTTCGGCTCCCTGGTTTTGTTTCCACCGGTTCCCTGAGCTTGTTTCCACCGGTTCCCTGGTTTTGTTTCCACCGGTTCCCTGAGCTTGTCGAAGGGCGCCGAGCGGAGCGAGGCGGGGTCTCGGCGTCGGCGTGGACCCTTCGCTTCGCTCAGGGCGTTTCGACAGGCTCAACGACCCGCACGCGCTGGCTGGGTGACTGTCGGTGGGGTTGCCTAGGGTGGAGCCCATGCGCGATGACTGGAGCGACGTTCCACCGGACGACGACTGGGCGCCGCCGCCGGAGGATGACTTCCTGCCACCCGACGACCTTCACGGCGCGGGCTGGGAGGCAGGCCTCCCGCGCCGTGGCATCGAGCCGGAACCCCGTCAGCCGGCTGGGCCGCTGGAGCGCACCACCGTCGCCGAATGGCCTCCCGCGCCACGCGACGAGGCAGAGGCCGTGCTGCGGCGCCTCGTGGGCCGCGATGACGTGGCTCTGCGCGAAGACCAGTGGTCGGCGATCGAGGCGCTGGTCAACGACCGCCGTCGCGTGCTGGTGGTGCAGCGCACCGGCTGGGGCAAGTCGGCCGTCTACTTCGTCGCGACGGCGCTGCTGCGCGCACGGGCGGCCGGGCCCACCGTCATCATCTCGCCGCTGCTCGCGCTGATGCGCGACCAGATCGCGGCGGCCGAGCGGGCCGGCATCCGCGCGGTCACGATGAACTCCGCCAACGTGACCGAGTGGGACGAGGTGCGCGAGCGCATCGCGTCGGGCGACATCGACGTGCTGCTCTGCTCGCCCGAGCGCCTCAACAACCCGGACTTCCGCGACACGGTGCTGCCGCGCCTGTCCGCCGACGCGGGACTCGTCGTGGTCGACGAGGCGCACTGCGTCTCAGACTGGGGCCACGACTTCCGCCCTGACTACCGGCGCATCCGGGACCTGATCGCCAACCTCCCCGCCAACATCCCCGTGCTCGCCACCACGGCGACCGCCAATGAGCGCGTCACGCGCGACGTCGCCGAGCAGCTGGCCGTGCATGCCGACGGCAGGGCCGAGGACGTGCTGGTCCTGCGCGGCTCGCTGGACCGGGAGTCGCTGCACCTGGCCGTGCTGCCGGTGACGGACCAGCCGACCCGGGTCGCGTGGCTGGTGGAGGCTCTGCAGAGCTTCAAGGGGTCCGGCATCGTGTACACGCTCACGGTCGCGGCCGCGAACCAGGTCGCGGAGCAGCTTCGCGAGCGGGGAATCGACGCCCGTGCGTACACCGGGCAGACCGACAACGCGGAGCGCGAGCAGCTGGAGGCGGACCTGCTCGCCAACCGTGTGAAGGCCCTGATCGCGACCAGTGCGCTGGGCATGGGCTTCGACAAGCCGGATCTCGGCTTCGTGATCCACCTCGGCGCGCCCAGCTCACCCATCGCGTACTACCAGCAGGTCGGACGTGCGGGTCGCGGCGTCGCCGACGCCACCGTCGTGCTGGTTCCCGGCGAGGAGGATGGCGCGATCTGGAGCTACTTCGGGTCGCTGGCGTTCCCTGCCGAGCGCCAGGTGCGCGAGGCCCTGTCGGTGCTGGGCGAGCACGGCACGATGTCGCTGCCGAAGCTCGAGACCTACGTCGACCTCAAGCGCAGCCGGCTCGAGCAGATGCTGAAGGTGCTCGATGTCGACGGCGCCGTCCGCCGCGTCAAGGGCGGCTGGACGGCCACCGGCCAGCCCTGGACCTACGACGCCGACCGCTACGCGCGGGTCGAGCAGTCCAGGCTCCACGAGCAGCAGGCGATGAAGGACTACGAGGCCACCGCCGGGTGCCGCATGGCGTTCCTGAGGGCGCAGCTGGATGACCCCGAGCTGGTCGATGGCTGGCGCTGCGGTCGCTGCGACCGCTGCTCGGAACTGAACCTCCCGCCGTTGCCCGACCGCGCGGCCATCGACGCCGCCCGCGCCGCGATGGACCGCCCAGGCATCGAGATCACGGCGCGCCGACAGTGGCCCTCGGGCATGAGCGCGCTCGGCGTGAGCCTCTCCGGCCGCATCCCCGTCGACGAGCAGGCCGAGCCCGGCCGCGCCGTCGCCCGGCTCGACGGCCTCGGCTGGTCCGCGCCGCTGCGCGACCTCTTCGCCCCCGGCGCCCCCGACTCCGAGGTGCCTGTGCCGCTCAGGCACGCGCTGGCCCGAGTGCTGGAGGCGTGGCCGGAGGCATCCGAGATCGACGGGATCGTCTCCGTCGCCTCGGCCGCCCGGCCCCGGCTCGTCGAGCATCTGGCCCAGGGGTTGGGAAGGATCCTCGATCGGCCGATCGTCGGCGAGATCCGCCCGAAGACCGGCTCCGAGCCCGGCCGTCACGACGTCGGCTCGGCGCTGCGGCTGGCCGGCATCGCCGGGAGGCTTGAGATGGCACTGTCCGACCAGGCGCGCGCCGGTCTGCCCGGTCGTCGGATCCTGCTGGTCGACGACCGCACCGACTCCGGCTGGACGCTCACATTCGCAGCCCGGCTGCTCCGCCAGGCCGGCGCGTCGGCCGTGTTGCCGTTCGTGCTCGCCCAGGAGTAGCCGCCGCCTGCTTGGCTGGTCGGTGCGTCGGTGGTGCTGCTGTTCGTGCTCGCCCAGGAGTAGCAGCCCATCCGTCGGGCCCGGTCGTCGAATCGAGTCACCCCGGTCACGAGTCTCCCCGAGTTTCGGGCAGTGCCCGTTTCTCCTCGGTCTGGTGCCGAGTTTCGTTCACAGCCTGCTGGGGGGACGGCGAGCTGCGGACGAGCTTGTCGGGCCGTGTGCGCTTTTCCTGAGCGGACCGGGGAGAATCGGGCACTGCCCGATTTTCTGCTGTGCCGACGTCCTTGGGCGACTGCAGTGGCTCGGCTCTACTGCCGGCCGCGACTGCAGTGGGCACTGACGCTTCTTGGGTGGGTGCAGGTGGGTTCGCGCGAGGGCGACGAGGCGACAACTCCGAGCGTGAGGCGGACAGTCGCGAGGCGAGATGAGCAGACATGACGGCCGTCCGCGTCGTCGCAGCGCCCTGAGGGGGCGCGGCCATGGGCCGGAGGTTTAGGTAAGGCTCCCCTCATGTAATACTTGCAAGGTGACAGCTACCGTCGTCGAAGCAACCGAACGTCCGGCCTACCGCGCCTTCGAGGTGCGCGTCGCGGCCAGAACGCAGCTGAGCCCGCACTTCGTGCGCCTCACGTTCACAGGTGACGACCTCCACGAGTTCGGCACCGCCGGGCTCGACCAGCGCATCAAACTCATCCTTCCGCACCCCGTCACGGGCATGGAGACGTTCCCGCGCAAGCAGGACTGGTACTCGGACTGGCGCCTCCAGGACGAGGACTCCCGCTGCGACGTGCGGACCTACACCGTCCGGGCCGTCCGCCAGGAGCTGCGCGAGGTCGACGTCGACTTCGTGTGCCACGGCGACACCGGTCCCGGCTCGGCGTTCGCCTGCTACGCGACAGTCGGGGACGAACTGATCATCATCGGCCCCGACGACCTCAGCCCCGGTCGCGAGCTGGGCATCGACTACCGGCCCGGCTTCGTCGACTCACACCTCCTCGTCGGCGACGAGACCGCCGCGCCCGCCATCTGCGCGATCATCGAGTCGCTCGGCGCCGACGCCCGCGGGCTGGCCGTCATCGAGGTGCCCAGCGCGGACGACGCCCTGCACGTGGACGCGCCCGCCGGCATGACCGTGAAGTGGCTCGCACGCGAGGGCGCCAGGGGCGAGCGGCTGACCGCCGAGGTGCGCGACTGGGTCGCCCGCACGTGTGCCGCCCGCTGCTGCGACACCTGCGACATCGCAGCCCTCGAGATCCCCGACGACGAACTCCTGTGGGAGGTGCCCGAGGGCACCAGCGCCGACGGCGGACTCTACGCCTGGCTCGCGGGCGAGGCGGGCGTCATCCGGTCGCTGCGCCGGTTCCTCGTCGGCGACGCAGGCATGGACCGTCGTCGTGTCGCGTTCATGGGCTACTGGCGTGTCGGCGCCGAGAGCTAATCACCGCGCCTCCTTGCCGCCACCCTTCTTGGCCGACGCCACCCTTACCGACAGAGGCCACCCATCGGTGACCGAGGGTGGCCTCTGTCGGTGAGGGTGGCGTGGTGGTCAGCGTGGATGCGCAGCGCTGGCCGCGGTGGCTAGATTGACGCCATGCAGGCATCCCGCGCCGTCCACCGCACCACCCGGCTGCTGATCTGCGCGGCAGTGGGCGTCGGCGTCGGGCTGCTGGTCGCCGCGTTCGCGTCCCCGCACCTGGCCGCCTCGGCCGGCTGGACGGTCGGAGTGCTCTTGTACTGCGTCTGGACCTGGGCCAAGCTCTGGCGCCTCGACGCGAGGCAGACCGCCGCCAACGCACGCCAGGAGGACCCCGGTCGCGGACCCACCGACCTCGTGCTGGTCCTCGCCTCGCTCGCCAGCGTCGGGGGCATCGGCTTCGTGCTGCTCGCCGGTCAGGCCGCCGACGACGCGTCCGCGGCACTCGGCGCGACCACCGTCGCCGCTAGCTGGGTCCTCGTCCACACCGTCTACGGCGTCCGCTACGCCGACCTGTATTTCTCCGCGCCCAGCCCGCCCATTGACTTCGGCGACGAGGCTCCCACCTACTCCGACTTCGCGTACCTGTCGTTCTGCCTCGGCATGA is a window encoding:
- a CDS encoding siderophore-interacting protein; the protein is MTATVVEATERPAYRAFEVRVAARTQLSPHFVRLTFTGDDLHEFGTAGLDQRIKLILPHPVTGMETFPRKQDWYSDWRLQDEDSRCDVRTYTVRAVRQELREVDVDFVCHGDTGPGSAFACYATVGDELIIIGPDDLSPGRELGIDYRPGFVDSHLLVGDETAAPAICAIIESLGADARGLAVIEVPSADDALHVDAPAGMTVKWLAREGARGERLTAEVRDWVARTCAARCCDTCDIAALEIPDDELLWEVPEGTSADGGLYAWLAGEAGVIRSLRRFLVGDAGMDRRRVAFMGYWRVGAES
- a CDS encoding DUF1345 domain-containing protein, with the translated sequence MQASRAVHRTTRLLICAAVGVGVGLLVAAFASPHLAASAGWTVGVLLYCVWTWAKLWRLDARQTAANARQEDPGRGPTDLVLVLASLASVGGIGFVLLAGQAADDASAALGATTVAASWVLVHTVYGVRYADLYFSAPSPPIDFGDEAPTYSDFAYLSFCLGMTYQVSDTTLRTGQLRRAVLAHTLLSYFLGAVVLACTINLVSGLATH